The following DNA comes from Gemmatimonadaceae bacterium.
GTTGTGGTGGACTTGACCTACGGGTTCCGCGAGGTGGGATGAGCCAGACGCGGGAGGTGACGATATTCTGACATGTGATTCCGCGCAAGTCTCTTCACAACTTCAACCGTAGCAACGAGTTCCAACAATGCACATCACAATTCCGGGTTTGGCCGCGTTTTCCACCGACTATCCACGCGGAGGCGCCTCGGAATGTGCAAAGGTCCGGAATCGTGATGCAAAGCCCACGCCTCGTGGGCGTCGAAGCGTGGGATAACATGAAATGTAGCCGCTTCTTAGCTCGAAGGAAGCCGGACTGCCGGAGCCGCTCGGCGCCAGGCGAGCGAAACGAGCTCGACATTGCGGGACGTCAGCGCCGAGGAGTGGGTTTGTTCGGATACACGACACTAACAAGCGGACAACCCGGACAACGCCGGATTTGACGGACGGCTCGGCTGCTCGAAGCGAGTGCGAGACGAAGTGGCGGGCCGTGTCGGCAGAGAGAGAGTCGTTGGCTTGACAGTATCCCGGATCCCGGTAGCGTGTGGCGTGGCTGTCTGACAATCGCTCCCTTCCCGAACGCCGAGGATCTCATGCGCATCATCTCGCAGCTCGCGGTCGTTGGTTGCGCTGGCTTGTTGGTCGTGGGTTGCAAGAAAGGCGGAGGGGCGGCGAACGGAGACAGCACCGCGGCGCCCGCTGACTCCACAGCCGCGGCTGCGGCGCCGGCGCCTGCGCCGGCTCCAGCGTTCTCGCTCGCCGACGTCGCCGGAAAATGGCAGATGACGGCGACGCCTAACGCAGGCAAGGACACGACACCCACCAAGTATGTCCTCACCGCCACCGCCGACACGACCGGGTGGTTCATGACCTTCCCGTCGGGACTCAAAGTGCCGCTGATGGTCAGCGTGTCGGGCGACAGCCTGATCGAGCGCACAGGCACGTTCTCGAGCCAGCGGCGGAAAGGCGTCAAGGTGATGACCGAAGGGTCCTACCGGCTGCAAGACGGGAAGCTGGTCGGGACGACCACCGCGCACTATTCGAAGGGCGCGGATTCCGTGCTCGTGCTGCACGACGAAGGGACAAAAATGCCGTAAGGCGGGCACACCGGGACAGCGCCGGATCTAAAGGCGGACACACCGGGACACGGCCGGATCTAAAGGCGGACACACCGGACAGGACGGGATCTAACGGACTGTCTAAGGCGGACACACCGGACAGGACGGGATCTAACGGACTGTCTAAGGCGGACACACCGGACACGGCCGCCTCTAAAGGCGGACACATCGGACACGGCCGGATCTAACAGACTCAATGCACGAGGCGGACAAATCTAGACACTGACGGATCCGTCAGTGTCCGGACTTGTCCGCCTTTAGTCAAGCATACTTGACATGCGCCGCCGAATCGCGTATCCTGGGAGAGACAAGCAAGCTTGACATGGACTCAGAGATCAGAAATCGAGTCAAAGAGCTGCGCGGCGAGCGCGGGTGGACCCAGGAGGATCTGGCCAAGGCGGTCGGCGTCTCCCGGCAGAGCATCAATTCCATCGAGCGCGGGCGTTATGTGCCGAGCCTGGAGCTGGCGCTTACGTTCGCGAAGGTCTTTCGCTGCGCGACGGACGACATTTTCACTCTCGTGAAACCCCATGCGCATTCTCGGTAGAGCGATCGACGAGCGGTTTCTCACCCATCGCCTCAAATCCAGCAGCTCCGCCGGCATCGTCGCGACGCTCGTGGCCATCGGGCTCTTCATGTACCGCGACTACGCGGACGGCGTGTGGAGCTGGGACCTGCTCGCCGTGGCACTGACCTTCGTCGGCATCAAGATGGGACTCATGGCGTGGTACCTGTTCACCGACTAACCGTTAGGCAGGAGCGACTGCAATGTTGATGGGATCCATCCCGAAGGCGGCCAAGGCGCGGCGATGCACGGCGTGGAGCGCGGCGCTGCTGGCGTTAGGCCTGTGCTTCTTCCTCTTCTTGCATCCGGCGTCGCAGCACGGCCTCGACGCACTGCACGCCGTCGTCGGCCTGTGCCTCGGCATGTCCGGCGCCCTCGGTGCCATGGCCGTGATGCTGCGGGTCCGGTGAAGGCGGACAACTCGGACAGCGCCGGACTGAAGGCGGACAACGCCGGACACTACGGACACGACCGGACACTGCCCAAGCCGCGCTCGATCCGGTCGTGTCCGGCTGTGTCGGACGTGTCCGCCTTAAAGCCAGCGGCGGACGCGGGCGCGATACGCTTCATACGGCTCGCCGAATGTTCGCGCGAGGTAGCGTTCTTCGCGCCTGATCACGCCCCATTCGAGCAGCGCGATGAGCGGGACTAACAGAACGAACGGCCACAGCGCGTCGACCACCAGCGTCGTGCCGACGTAGATGATCAGGATCGCGAGATAGAGCGGGTTGCGCGACCAGCGGAATGGGCCGGTGGTCACCAGCGCGAGCGCGGGCTGCGACGGGTCGATGTTCGTGCCCGCGGCGCGCATGGTGCGGGCGCCCCAGGCGATGATCGCGGCGCCGACGAGCACGAACACAATCCCCACGATGCGCGACGGGACCGGCGGGAACGGCTGCCGCGGGACGAACCAGTGCCACACCAGGCCTAACACGAGCGCGCCGACCACGAGGAGCGGGGGGAACGCGATGACGCCGGCGGTGTCGGTCTTTCGATCGGCCATTGAGGTCTCCGGACGGCGCGGGTTGGACGGTGTGTTAGGCGGCGCGGGCGGCGCGGACGATCGCGTCGATGCTGCGCTCGACATCGTCATCCGTGGTCGCCCACGAGGATACACTGATGCGCATCGCGGGCCGGCCGTGCCAGACGGTGCCGCCGCACCAGCACGTGCCGTCCGCCTGGATCGCGGCGATCACCCGCGCGGTGCGCTCGGCGTCGCCGAAGCCGACGAGCACCTGGTTGAGCACGACGTCGGCGAGAATCTCGAAGCCGGCCTCCTCGAGCGCGGCGGCGAACCGCCACGCGTGCCGGCAGGTCCGGTCGACGAGGTCGGCGACGCCGCTCTTGCCTAACGCGCGCAGCGCGGCCCAGACTTCGACGCCGCGGCCGCGGCGCGAGAAGTCCGGGGTGTACTGGTACGGCTCGCGGTGGGCGCCCTCCACCAGATAGGCGGCGCTCGACGTCATCGCGCCGCGCAAGGCAGCGGCGTCGCGGCAGAACACCACGCCGCTGTCGTACGGGACGTTGAGCCACTTGTGCGCGTCGGTGGCCCACGAGTCGGCGTCGCCGATGCCGGCGACTAACTGACGCAGCGTCGGCGACGCGGCGGCCCACATTCCGAACGCGGCGTCCACGTGCACCCAGGCGCCGGCGGCGCGCGCGGCCGCGCACACCTCGGCGATGGGGTCGATCGCACCGGTGTTCACGTTGCCCACCTGCAGACACACGAGGCTGTTGCTCGTGAGCTCGGGCAGCAGCTCGGCGCGCATGCGGCCCTGCGCATCGGTGGGCACGCGCGTCACTCGGTCGCGGCCGAGTCCGCTCATGCCTAACGCTTTGAGCATGGAGGCGTGGACCTCGTCGCCCACGATCACGTCGATGGGCGGCGCGCCGAACAAGCCTTGCGACTCGACGTCCCAACCGCGGCGCGCACAGAGCGCGCGACGCGCGGCGCAGAGCGCGCTGAAGTTGGCGGCGGTCGCCGAGGTGACGAAGCCCGTGCCGCATCCCTCGGGCAGTCCGAACAACTCGGCCATCCATTTCGCGGCGACGTCCTCGAGCTTGGCGACGATCGGCGCGATGACCACGAGTCCCGAGTTCTGGTCCCATGCGCCGGCGAGCCAGTTGGCCGCGAGCGCGACCGGCAGCGAACCGCCGATCACGAATCCGAAAAAGCGGCCGCCGGCGGACGCGATCGTGGCGGGCGATCCGATTTCGTCGAGCTGCCGGATCACGTCTTCGGGCGGCGTCGGCGCATCGTTCAGCGGTCGATCGAGCTCGGCGAGCCGCGCGAGTGCGCCGGACGAGGGCGCGACACTGCGTTGGTCGAGTCCCTCGAGATACGCGATGCCGTATTGCGCCGCCGCGCGAAGCACGGTGCAGGATTCGTCGTTCATGACTCGTCTCGGACGTGGACGGGGGTGCCGATGAGCAGTCAACAAGATAACGCCGACGGGCCGCAGCGTGTGCCCGACGGCCGGCCGGAATCCGTCAGGGTGCGGTCGGCCACTGCCCTCGACGGTGCTGCTCCTGGAGCTCGAGATAGGCGTCCACGGTGGCGGCGATCCGCGCTTGCATCTGCGGCGTGACCTGTTTGACGACGCGCGCGGGCACGCCTAACACAAGCGATCCCGGCGGGATCTGCATGCCTTCGGTGACCACGGCGCCGGCGCCGATGATCGACCCGGCGCCGACGCGCGCGCCGTTGAGCACCACCGATCCCATCCCGATGAGACATCCATCCTCGACCACGGCGCCGTGCACGATCGCGCGGTGGCCGATCGCGACGCGCGCGCCGACGAGCGCGGGGAGACCGTGATCAGCGTGGAGCACCGAGCCGTCCTGCACGTTGGTCTCGGCGCCGACGACGATGCGGTCGCTGTCGCCGCGGAGCACGGCGGTGGGCCACACCGACGCACGGGCGCCTAACGTAACGTCGCCGAGCACGATGGCCAGGGGGTGGACGAATGCGGTTGGGTGTATGGTGGGCATTGTTGCGGGGTCGTGGCGAGATCGAATCAATGATGTCGTGAGGTATGGCGCGTCACATGCGAATTGTGCGCCATCTCGGGGCAATGTGGAGCAGAGCTCAGAACGCGAAACCGATCTCGAAGTACACGCTCGCCGGCGACACCTTGACCGGCGAGTTGTTGATGTACGGGAACGCGATACCGGCGCGCGCCACGTACGGCGCGTCGTACTGCAGCCCCAGGTTCGCGACCACTTCGGCGCCGGCCGACGCGATGGGGTTGCCGTTGAAGAACCGGCCGCCTTCGACCCACGACGTGCCGGCGTCGCTGAAAAAGTTGATCGACGTGCGATCCAGAAACGCGGGCCAGAAGCCGAGCCCGCGGTGCGGCGCGATGAACGGGACGCGATACTCGACCGATCCGGCAAGGACGCGGTCGCCGGAGCGAACGCCGGACGGGAATCCGCGCACGGCGAAGGTGTGGCGCGAGCCTAACGTGAAACCGGGGAACACCGACACAGGCGTGCCGTTCGACCCGCCGATGTCGTACACGCCGGGATCGGCGCCCGAGGCGACGCCGCCCGCCACCCGCGCGGCGATCACGCTGTGCGCGAAGCCGCCGAAATCGACGGACTTGTAGGCGTCGAACACGGCGCTCACGCTGCGCGACTGAATGGGCCCCGTTCCCTCGAGCCATTTGAGCTGGCCGGTGGCGGCAAACGAAATGCCGTCCTCGAACGAGATGGCGCGCACCGGATATTGTGTGTTGGCCCAACCAACCGACGAGACGATGGACCAGTAGCGCGGATTGGAGGCGAAGAACGGATCGAGACGACCGAGGAGCGGCGCCGGGTCGGTGGTGTAGTGGCGCTGCTCGAGCTCGCCCTCGATCGTGAAGAACGCGTTGCTCCGGATGCGCGGGCGCTCGAGCGTCATGCCTAACGTGTACGTCTGCGTCCGCCGGATCACGCGGCCGGCGACGGTGCCGTTCGTGTCGAGCACGAACTGTTCGTCGTAGTCCTGGAATCCCTCGGCGTTCATGACGGGTTGGCCGAGTCCGGCGTACGAGTAGCGGACGTCCCAGGTGTTCTCCTCGCCGCGCGGATCGAGGAGCACCTGGGCGAAATACGAGTGGCGGCCGACGACGTCGTTGCCGGCCGTGAATGCGCCTAACGAATAGTTGCCGTGCGCGGTCTGGCCGGCCAGCGGCAGCCAGAAGCGGGGCAGCACCGAGCGCCAGGCGGAGTATGGGTGCGCGCGCGCGGTATCGAGCGCCGGCGGCGTCAGCGACTCGGGAGCGAACGCCGAGGAGAGCGGCGCCGGTTTGGCACCGGTGGTATCGAACGGCGCGATGCCGATATACCAGCCTCTGTCCGCGTAGCGAGCGGCGGCGATTTCCTTTCCATCGGGCGATACGGACGGATAGTAGACGCCGACGGGCGAGCTCGTGAAGCGGCGCGGGATGGTGTCGCCGTCCAGGTCGGCCACATAGAGCTGGGTGACGCCGGTGCGGTCCGACGTGAACACCACCGCGCGGCCGTCGGGCGTCCATGACGGCGTGCCGTCGATGGCACGGTCGTGCGTGAAGGCGCGGACCACGCTGCCTAACGTGTCCAAGACGACCACGTCGGCGTAGCCGCCGCGCGTCCAGCGCGTGGCGGCAATGTGCGCGCCGTCGGGGGACCAGCGGGGCTCGGCCCACTCGGTGTCGAGCGAGGCACGGGTGATCGGGACGACGGTGCAGCCGTCGGGACTCACCTGCACGAGTTGCGTGGTGGCGGGCAGAAACCGGACGGCGACGATGAGCCCGTCGTGGCGCACGTCGGGTTGGGCGAGCCGCGCGTCGTGGGTGAGGCGGATCTGGCGGCCGCCGATCTGGCGGTACAGATCGCTCCGGATGTGGTAGGGATCGGTGTATTCGAGCTGCGAGAAGACGATCGATCCATCTGGCGCCGGGCTGTTGGCGTCGTTGCCGTTGCGTCTGCCTAACCGGCGGTTGGCGCCGGCGGTGTCGGCGAGGCCGGCAGCGGGCGATGAGCGCCAGTCGGCGCGCGAATACACCACCGCCGTATCGCCCACCCAGCGCGGATAGAGCGCCTCGGCGCCGGCGTGGGTGAGGTCGCGCCAGTTAGGCATCGGGTTCGATGGCGCGGGCGCGCGCGCGGCGAGGGAGTCGTGCCAGAGGCGCCAGGCGTCGGAAAACGAAATGCCGAAGGCGTCGTGCGCGGCGCTGTTCCACTGCCACGGAAACCACTTGCCGCTCGCCGACTCGACGTAGGCGCGCATGCCGGCCGGTCCGCGCGCGTGCGAGAGGTCCTCGAACAGGAGCGCGCCGTAGCCGTACGGAAGATCGCCGCCGGGGAACCGCGTGGTGGCGAGATTCCATCGGTCGAACATCGCGGGGCCGCCATCCATCGCGCCGGCCGTCAAGAGCATTCGCTCGTAGGTGCCGTCGACGCGGCCGGATCCGGTGATGTCGCTCTCGTAAAACACGGCGAGCCCCTCGGTGATCCAGGCGGGCTCGTATTGATTCGGAAACAGGAATGGCGCGCGTCCAAACACATGTTGAGCGAGGCTCCACCAGCCCCGCGTGCGGTCCAGGTGGAACACGTGCGTCAGCTCGTGCGTGATAACCAACTGTAGCCAATCATCATAGTAGCGCAGCGACACGACATCGAGGCCGGGGCGCGCGTACACGAGGATGCGGTTGGTCGGATACGGCGTGGTCGAGCCGTTGGAGAAGTCGACGTTGTCGGCGACGATGAGGTCGATCGGTCCGCGCGGCGGGTGCAGGCGTTGGGCGAGCGCGGCATAGGCCTGCTCGGCGTCCACGGCGGCGCGGCGCGCCGCCGTTTCTTCGGCGGGCGTGAAGTGGACGTGGAAGTGCGTGGTCTCGAGCGTGCGCCAGTGTGCGTTGGGCGCGAGCTGCGCGCGGGCCGCGGGCGCCCACGCGGCGAGCGCCGCGCCGGCGAGCAAGCCTAACGCAAGACGGCGGCCCGTCACTTGCTCGAGGCGAGTGATCGGAAGTACGACTCCAGGCCGTCGGCAATGCCGCGCGCGTAGGCCTGCTGAAACTGCGGGGTGCGGAGCGCGGCTTCCTGCTCCGGCATCATGATGAACGCGCCCTCGCAGAGCACCGCCGGCATCCAGGTGGGCCGCGCCAGCGCGAGGTTGTCGTAGTGGATGCCGAGCTCCGGCAGGCCGAGGCGCCTCACGAGCGACGTCTCGAGCGCGCGCGCCATGGGCTCGGATTGCGGATGGAAGAAGTACGTCCCGGTGCCGTGCGAGATGAACGGGTCGACTCCATCGGGCAAAGCGTTGAGGTGAATCGAGACCAGCGCCTGCGCATCGGCACGGCGCGCCATGATCGGCCGGTCGCCTAACGCAACCGGCGCCGCCGTCGTGCGCGTCATGACCACTTTCGCGCCGCGCGCCTGGAGCATGTCGCGCAGCTTTTCCCCCACCGCCAGCGTCGGCACCGGCTCGTACAATCCGGTGGGGCCCGTCGCGCCGATGGGCGGGTGGCCCGGGTCGACGGCGATCGTGAGGCCGGCCAGCGGATGGTCCGGATTGATGCGCGGCGGACGGCGGACGCGGAGCACGAATCGGCCGTTGTCCCAGAACGCGAGATAGCCGAACGGCTGCGCGGCGAGACGCAGCGTGTACCGCACGCGCTCGGTGCCCACCGGTTTCCATCGGACTACGCGGACGAGCGAATCGTCACCCGTGTAGGTGATGATGTCGGTGTTGCCGGTGACGCCGTACAACGTGAGCTTGAGCTCGTGGTCGCCTTCTTCCACCAGAAACGGTGGGCGGCTGCTCATGGGGATCTCGAGGTCGACCCACTCCGCCGCTGGGCGGAGCTGCGCGTTTCCGGCGACGCGGGCCGGCGGCTGCCATCCGTTAGGCATGAGCGCGATGTCGCGGGCCAGCACCCAGATCTCGAGCGCGCCGTCGAGCCGGATGCGCACGAAGTCCCCGTCGATGCCGGTGACGGGGACGGCCGTGCCGGCCATGAGCAGCCACTTGTACGTTCCGTTAGGCACCGGGCGGCCGATGATCACCCGGTCGGTGTCGCCGACGCTGCTCGTGTCGGCGCCGAGCACGCCCCACGTGGGGACCGGCGGCGCCGGGGCGATGGCGGGCACGTCGAGCCGGACCGTATCGGCGCCCCGCGCCACCACGATGGTGCTCGGGGCCCGCATCCGGCGCGCGACCACACCCACCGACCACTGTGTGGAGTCGGCGGCATCGCGCGCGGTCACAGCGCCCGGTGGGATCGTGGCGTTGAACGCGGTGCGGAGCGGCAGCGACGCGCCGTTGAGCAGCGGCACTACGGCCGAGGAATCGCCGCGCCATGCAACCGACGCGTTGGCGGGAGCGCGGACTGCGACGCGCACGATCTCGTCGTCGCGCAGCGCGAGGCGGCCGAACGGCGCGACGCTGCTCGAGTCGACCACCAGGGCACCCGTATCGCCGAGCGCTGGAATGGGCGGTAGCAGGCGAATGGGCTGCGTTGCGCGCGCCGTGTCGGCGCCGAGCGTAGCCATCAGATCATATGATGTATGATCACGTGTTGGCAGCGGCAGGAACGCGATGAAGCTGCCGTTGGGATAGACCTGCACCGGCGCCCCGTTGATGGTCAGCAGCGCGTGTCCGTTCCCCACCGAGCCGAAAATGAAATTCGAGTCGCGCGACTGAATCAGCTGATTCGGGCTCGGATACACGACACGGATCTGCAACGGACCGGTCGCGAGCGGGATCGGCGGAAGATTGACGGCGGCGGCAGACGGTCGGCTTGCTGCGGGTGTCGAAGGAGTTGGAGCGCCGGCGACCGCGGTGCTCTTGTGCGCGCAGGCCGAGAGCACGAGCAGCGCCGCGAGACGGCAGGGTTTCATGGCAGTAGAAGGTAACGGCGGGCGCCAGGGACAAAAGAGTAGGAGGCCATTCGCCAACCGATCGGTTTCCCTCTCGCCACTATTTCCTAAGTTCTTGTTGACTCTTATGTTCTATTGACCTTAAGGCCGAGTGGGGCGTCTTACGGGGGGACAGCCCGGAGGATATTACGCGTGATTTCTTGCGCCTTCTGCGGGCGGCCGAACACCGACGACTCCCGCTTCTGCATCGATTGCGGTAAGCCGGTCGGTCCGACGGCAGCCGCCCAAGTGCCCCCGACAACCGCATCCGCCAAACCGAAATCGCCGAGCGGCAAGACGAAACGCCGGCGGTCCTCTCCCAGCAGCGCGCGCAGCTCTGGCGCCGAGGCCGCCATCGCCATCGTGCCGCCGACGCGCGTGAACATGTCGGGCGCGACGCGCACGGCCTCGTGCGGATGGTGTGGGAATCCGGTCAATCCGTCGCTGCCGTATTGCGCTCACTGCGGCCGGCGTTCCGATTCAGTGCTCTCGGCGGCGAAGTCGTGCACGTCGTGCGGCGCGGCGGTGCTCGAGGCGGACACGTTCTGCAGCGCGTGCGGGACGCCGCTCGTCGCGCCGCCGGCCGGCGAGGAGCCGGAGTCGCGGACCCTGCTCTTCTCGGCCAAGCGTCGCGACGTCGTGGGGCCGAGGCTGTCCGTGTTGGATGCACGCGGCGAGGTGAAGCAGACGGTGCCGATCACACGAACGGAGGTGTCCGTTGGGCGAGGGTCGTGCGACATCACGTTCGCCGACGATCTGTTTCTGTCGCCGCTCCATGCGCAGTTCACGGTGCGCGACGGCGCGCTCATCGTGCGCGACCTGGGCTCGACCAACCGGACCTGGGCGTTCATCGAGACGCCGTGCACGTTAGGCGACGACGAAACGCTCCTCATCGGCTCTCAGATTTTCCGCGTGCGGCGGGTGGGGTCGCCGCCGGCGGCGGCGTCGCGCGAGCCGGACGGCACCTGCCACATGGCCTCGCTCACGCCCGAACCCGATGTGGCGTTGGTCGCCCAGCTGCGTGGGGACCGGAGCGTCCGCGACATTCATTACTTGGCGGCGGGCCGGAAGATGGTGCTGGGCCGTGACACCGGCGACTGGACCTTTCCGTACGACCAGACCATGAGTGGGAGACACGCGGAGCTCGAGGACCAGGACGGTGCGCTGGTGATTCGCGACCTGGGGAGCCGGAACGGCATCGCGGTCGCGGTGCGCGGCGAGCGGCGGCTCGAGGCCGGCCAGCGCCTGCTGGTCGGCGATCAGGTGCTGCGCGTGGAGAGCCTGTGAGCGCTCAGAAACTCTGCCCGCAGTGTGGGTCGGAATACGAGCTGGACGTGATGTTCTGTCCGCGCGACGGGAGCACGCTGCGCGTGCCGGCCGGAGGCGGTCTCGAGGGGTCGGTCATCGCGGACCGCTATCACGTTCTGCGCAAGTTAGGCGAAGGCGGCATGGGCCAGGTCTATCTGGCGGAGCACATCAAGATGGGGCGCAAGAGCGCCATCAAGGTGATGAATCCTTCCATGTCGCAGGACCCGGATGCGATCGGCCGGTTCAATCGCGAGGCGGCGAACGCGAGCCGCATCACGAACACCAACGTGGCGGCGATCTACGACTTCGGCGAGACGCCGGAC
Coding sequences within:
- a CDS encoding isoprenylcysteine carboxylmethyltransferase family protein, translated to MADRKTDTAGVIAFPPLLVVGALVLGLVWHWFVPRQPFPPVPSRIVGIVFVLVGAAIIAWGARTMRAAGTNIDPSQPALALVTTGPFRWSRNPLYLAILIIYVGTTLVVDALWPFVLLVPLIALLEWGVIRREERYLARTFGEPYEAYRARVRRWL
- a CDS encoding N-acetylmuramoyl-L-alanine amidase — protein: MKPCRLAALLVLSACAHKSTAVAGAPTPSTPAASRPSAAAVNLPPIPLATGPLQIRVVYPSPNQLIQSRDSNFIFGSVGNGHALLTINGAPVQVYPNGSFIAFLPLPTRDHTSYDLMATLGADTARATQPIRLLPPIPALGDTGALVVDSSSVAPFGRLALRDDEIVRVAVRAPANASVAWRGDSSAVVPLLNGASLPLRTAFNATIPPGAVTARDAADSTQWSVGVVARRMRAPSTIVVARGADTVRLDVPAIAPAPPVPTWGVLGADTSSVGDTDRVIIGRPVPNGTYKWLLMAGTAVPVTGIDGDFVRIRLDGALEIWVLARDIALMPNGWQPPARVAGNAQLRPAAEWVDLEIPMSSRPPFLVEEGDHELKLTLYGVTGNTDIITYTGDDSLVRVVRWKPVGTERVRYTLRLAAQPFGYLAFWDNGRFVLRVRRPPRINPDHPLAGLTIAVDPGHPPIGATGPTGLYEPVPTLAVGEKLRDMLQARGAKVVMTRTTAAPVALGDRPIMARRADAQALVSIHLNALPDGVDPFISHGTGTYFFHPQSEPMARALETSLVRRLGLPELGIHYDNLALARPTWMPAVLCEGAFIMMPEQEAALRTPQFQQAYARGIADGLESYFRSLASSK
- a CDS encoding aminotransferase class V-fold PLP-dependent enzyme; translated protein: MNDESCTVLRAAAQYGIAYLEGLDQRSVAPSSGALARLAELDRPLNDAPTPPEDVIRQLDEIGSPATIASAGGRFFGFVIGGSLPVALAANWLAGAWDQNSGLVVIAPIVAKLEDVAAKWMAELFGLPEGCGTGFVTSATAANFSALCAARRALCARRGWDVESQGLFGAPPIDVIVGDEVHASMLKALGMSGLGRDRVTRVPTDAQGRMRAELLPELTSNSLVCLQVGNVNTGAIDPIAEVCAAARAAGAWVHVDAAFGMWAAASPTLRQLVAGIGDADSWATDAHKWLNVPYDSGVVFCRDAAALRGAMTSSAAYLVEGAHREPYQYTPDFSRRGRGVEVWAALRALGKSGVADLVDRTCRHAWRFAAALEEAGFEILADVVLNQVLVGFGDAERTARVIAAIQADGTCWCGGTVWHGRPAMRISVSSWATTDDDVERSIDAIVRAARAA
- a CDS encoding helix-turn-helix transcriptional regulator, whose translation is MDSEIRNRVKELRGERGWTQEDLAKAVGVSRQSINSIERGRYVPSLELALTFAKVFRCATDDIFTLVKPHAHSR
- a CDS encoding FHA domain-containing protein, which gives rise to MLSAAKSCTSCGAAVLEADTFCSACGTPLVAPPAGEEPESRTLLFSAKRRDVVGPRLSVLDARGEVKQTVPITRTEVSVGRGSCDITFADDLFLSPLHAQFTVRDGALIVRDLGSTNRTWAFIETPCTLGDDETLLIGSQIFRVRRVGSPPAAASREPDGTCHMASLTPEPDVALVAQLRGDRSVRDIHYLAAGRKMVLGRDTGDWTFPYDQTMSGRHAELEDQDGALVIRDLGSRNGIAVAVRGERRLEAGQRLLVGDQVLRVESL
- a CDS encoding gamma carbonic anhydrase family protein: MPTIHPTAFVHPLAIVLGDVTLGARASVWPTAVLRGDSDRIVVGAETNVQDGSVLHADHGLPALVGARVAIGHRAIVHGAVVEDGCLIGMGSVVLNGARVGAGSIIGAGAVVTEGMQIPPGSLVLGVPARVVKQVTPQMQARIAATVDAYLELQEQHRRGQWPTAP